The proteins below are encoded in one region of Metabacillus dongyingensis:
- a CDS encoding molybdenum cofactor biosynthesis protein MoaE: protein MSQEYFEITKHPISADQVTNKVARREAGAITAFIGTVREFTHGKRTLHLEYQAYEPMAVKMLEQIGEEIKGRWPDAITAITHRIGKLEISDIAVVIAVSSPHRKTAYQANEYAIERIKQIVPIWKKEHWEDGTMWIGDQLGQTPYPEGKPMKEGGKND from the coding sequence ATGAGTCAGGAATATTTTGAGATTACGAAGCATCCAATTTCAGCTGATCAAGTGACGAATAAAGTTGCAAGAAGAGAAGCTGGAGCCATTACAGCTTTTATTGGGACAGTAAGAGAATTTACACATGGCAAAAGAACGCTCCATTTAGAGTATCAGGCATATGAACCGATGGCTGTAAAAATGCTTGAACAAATTGGGGAAGAAATAAAAGGACGCTGGCCGGATGCCATAACAGCTATTACCCACCGCATAGGCAAGCTCGAGATTTCAGATATAGCTGTTGTGATTGCTGTTTCTTCTCCACACAGGAAAACAGCATATCAAGCAAATGAATATGCCATAGAGCGGATCAAACAGATTGTTCCAATCTGGAAAAAAGAACATTGGGAAGATGGGACAATGTGGATTGGAGATCAGCTTGGGCAAACACCATACCCTGAGGGAAAACCCATGAAAGAGGGCGGGAAAAATGATTAA
- a CDS encoding VanZ family protein: MIFIEVIQYSFPIGRSTDIDDLLLNTFGALLGTITWKLFIFSNKTLNSKPTERNNVIF; this comes from the coding sequence ATCATTTTTATAGAAGTTATACAATATTCTTTTCCGATTGGACGATCAACTGACATAGATGATTTACTATTAAATACATTTGGAGCATTGTTAGGGACTATAACTTGGAAACTCTTTATATTCTCAAATAAGACTTTGAATAGTAAACCGACAGAGAGAAATAACGTTATTTTTTAA
- a CDS encoding DUF6944 family repetitive protein produces the protein MKETEYELEVIGAWLIVAGTFINASGESINLIGEEELSYKLTGPGNAIEAAGNSLQAIGKSGHHEKKVSEFGSWLQAAGNSANAASRVYLLDGRKKDGHYLDVIGNVIQSLGASAEAIGTAAQKDREQLTAGNLLIASGSAVDGLSGIYFLKEHHAEGRALAWFGAYLQAVGALLAADAITSEGTS, from the coding sequence ATGAAAGAAACTGAATATGAATTAGAAGTCATCGGCGCTTGGCTTATTGTGGCGGGCACATTCATTAATGCATCCGGAGAAAGCATAAATTTAATTGGTGAAGAAGAACTTTCTTATAAATTGACTGGCCCGGGCAATGCGATTGAAGCAGCAGGAAATTCGCTTCAGGCAATCGGGAAATCAGGTCATCACGAAAAAAAAGTGAGTGAATTCGGAAGCTGGCTGCAGGCAGCAGGAAATTCGGCAAACGCTGCATCGAGGGTATATCTTCTTGATGGTCGAAAGAAAGATGGCCATTATCTTGATGTTATTGGAAATGTGATTCAGTCACTGGGGGCGTCTGCAGAAGCAATCGGAACTGCTGCACAGAAGGATCGTGAACAGCTGACTGCAGGAAATCTTTTAATTGCAAGCGGCTCTGCTGTCGATGGTCTAAGCGGCATTTATTTTTTAAAGGAACATCATGCAGAAGGGAGAGCGCTTGCATGGTTTGGTGCATATCTTCAGGCAGTAGGTGCACTGCTGGCAGCAGATGCCATAACATCAGAAGGTACGAGTTAA
- a CDS encoding VOC family protein has protein sequence MINQVGQIMVYVNNQDKAVKFWTEKVGFTVISEEENGQGMRWIEIAPANDVETSIILHNKELIAKMQPELNLGTPSLMFFTQNLDQLHSHLVNENVIVGEIVNMPSGRVFNFADSEENYFAVMEKSE, from the coding sequence ATGATTAATCAGGTTGGACAAATCATGGTATATGTAAATAACCAAGATAAGGCAGTAAAATTTTGGACAGAAAAAGTTGGGTTCACGGTTATTTCCGAAGAGGAAAACGGTCAAGGAATGAGATGGATTGAAATAGCCCCAGCAAATGATGTTGAAACAAGTATTATTCTTCACAACAAAGAATTAATCGCAAAAATGCAGCCTGAACTAAATCTTGGTACACCTTCCTTAATGTTTTTCACACAGAATCTCGATCAATTACACAGCCACTTAGTAAATGAAAATGTCATCGTCGGAGAAATCGTAAATATGCCTTCTGGGAGAGTATTTAACTTTGCCGATAGTGAAGAGAATTATTTTGCAGTGATGGAGAAAAGTGAATAA
- a CDS encoding DinB family protein, translated as MILDLKGEPDMEPVAGILYSMVDGNYKRLKSIVAGMSQEELDYKGPNQKYNSTAQLLRHLAYLDLNWVFRIKGEVMPLELEEKFGPMLDEKNQLPQHKGISLDVLTNDYDDVLSMIKTLCCQLTDKQLNQTVEYENGVEATIQWGIWHIADHNRYHQAHINQLRKWFSQS; from the coding sequence ATGATTTTAGATTTAAAAGGCGAACCTGATATGGAACCTGTTGCAGGAATTCTTTATTCAATGGTGGACGGAAATTATAAACGTTTAAAATCTATTGTTGCTGGAATGTCACAAGAGGAATTAGATTATAAAGGTCCTAACCAGAAATATAACAGTACAGCCCAATTACTAAGGCATTTAGCTTACTTAGACCTCAACTGGGTGTTTAGAATAAAGGGTGAGGTAATGCCATTAGAACTTGAAGAGAAATTTGGACCGATGTTAGATGAAAAAAATCAATTACCGCAGCATAAAGGCATTTCTCTGGATGTGCTCACTAATGATTATGATGATGTTTTAAGTATGATTAAAACTTTATGCTGCCAGTTAACAGATAAACAATTAAATCAAACAGTTGAATATGAAAATGGTGTCGAAGCCACAATCCAATGGGGTATTTGGCACATAGCAGACCATAATAGATATCATCAAGCTCATATTAACCAACTGCGTAAATGGTTTAGCCAAAGTTGA
- the moaA gene encoding GTP 3',8-cyclase MoaA: MKNSELDSWDRPLRDLRISVTDRCNFRCRYCMPEELFGPDYSFLSSEKILSFEEIERLAVIFSSLGVKKLRLTGGEPLLRKELPVLIRMLKKVDGIDDIGLTTNGSLLKGFAAELYEAGLRRVTVSLDSLNEERFAEMNGRRSKVKNILQGIEAAAFAGLQVKINMVVQKGVNDEDVLPMADYFKAQGQTLRFIEYMDVGNSNGWKLDHVVSKSEILSLIGERHPLNKIPPNYTGEVAERYEYQDQSAEIGIISSVTDSFCSTCSRARISAEGKLYTCLFASKGTELRQLLRSGKSDMELKAIIREIWNQRSDRYSDERTSETGQRNKVEMSHIGG; this comes from the coding sequence ATGAAAAATTCTGAACTGGATTCATGGGACCGTCCGCTCCGAGATTTAAGAATCTCAGTCACAGACCGGTGTAATTTCCGCTGCCGGTACTGCATGCCGGAGGAGTTATTCGGCCCAGATTATTCTTTCTTGTCATCTGAGAAAATCTTATCTTTTGAGGAGATTGAGAGATTAGCTGTCATCTTTTCATCTTTAGGTGTAAAAAAACTCCGTCTGACTGGAGGGGAACCTCTGCTCAGAAAAGAGCTTCCTGTCTTAATAAGGATGCTAAAAAAGGTCGATGGGATTGACGACATCGGGTTAACGACAAATGGATCGCTTTTAAAAGGGTTTGCTGCTGAACTGTATGAGGCAGGTTTAAGACGCGTCACGGTAAGTTTGGATTCTTTAAATGAAGAGCGTTTTGCCGAGATGAATGGCCGCCGCAGCAAGGTGAAAAACATCCTGCAAGGAATTGAGGCAGCTGCCTTTGCCGGCTTGCAGGTCAAGATTAATATGGTTGTTCAAAAAGGGGTAAATGATGAGGACGTTCTTCCGATGGCCGATTATTTCAAAGCTCAAGGGCAGACCCTCAGATTTATTGAATATATGGATGTGGGAAACTCTAATGGCTGGAAGCTTGACCATGTTGTTTCAAAAAGTGAAATTTTAAGTTTGATAGGAGAACGTCATCCTTTAAACAAGATTCCTCCAAACTATACCGGAGAAGTCGCTGAAAGATATGAGTATCAAGATCAATCTGCTGAAATCGGGATCATCTCGTCAGTGACCGATTCTTTTTGCTCCACTTGTTCACGGGCCCGCATATCTGCTGAAGGCAAGCTATACACCTGCCTCTTTGCATCAAAAGGGACAGAGCTTAGACAACTGCTTCGTTCTGGAAAAAGCGATATGGAGCTGAAAGCGATCATTCGGGAAATATGGAATCAACGAAGCGACCGGTACTCAGATGAACGGACAAGTGAGACTGGCCAGAGGAATAAAGTAGAGATGTCTCATATCGGGGGATAA
- a CDS encoding carbohydrate ABC transporter permease yields the protein MKTAVRSNWIYAPLLLMGILFIMPFFIMIVGSLLEMRSPIGNPFNWLFGEKVSMANFGYILESGQFIKWVGNSFIITIIPVITNMFFSAILGYIFARKVFPFREFIFWVMMGVVMLPNQLLIIPRYIMFSEFGWINTYLPLIVPEIWGIMGVFFVRQYMMTLPKDLEEAAHIDGANDFTVFFRIYLPLAKPVIATVGTFSFISNWNDLLTPLIFTTSSDMYPVTVGLASLLTKEGNFGVEMAGSVLSFIPTFLIFLFFQRYFVKGIALSGIK from the coding sequence ATGAAAACGGCTGTTCGTTCAAATTGGATTTATGCACCCTTGCTGCTGATGGGAATTTTGTTTATTATGCCCTTTTTCATAATGATTGTCGGTTCTCTTCTTGAAATGAGGTCGCCGATTGGGAATCCCTTTAATTGGCTTTTTGGGGAAAAGGTGTCGATGGCAAACTTCGGCTATATTCTCGAAAGCGGCCAGTTTATAAAATGGGTTGGAAATTCTTTTATTATTACGATTATTCCTGTAATAACGAATATGTTTTTTTCAGCTATACTTGGTTATATATTTGCAAGAAAAGTATTTCCTTTCAGAGAATTTATTTTTTGGGTGATGATGGGAGTCGTCATGCTTCCAAATCAGCTTCTGATAATTCCCCGCTATATTATGTTCAGTGAATTTGGATGGATCAACACCTATCTGCCGCTGATTGTGCCTGAAATTTGGGGAATCATGGGAGTATTCTTTGTCCGGCAGTATATGATGACGCTGCCGAAAGACCTGGAAGAAGCAGCCCATATTGACGGAGCAAACGATTTTACCGTCTTTTTCAGAATTTATCTGCCGCTTGCAAAGCCGGTAATTGCAACTGTTGGAACGTTCTCTTTCATTTCAAATTGGAACGATCTACTGACACCCCTTATCTTTACAACAAGTTCGGATATGTACCCGGTAACAGTCGGTTTAGCGTCGCTGTTGACAAAGGAAGGGAATTTCGGGGTGGAAATGGCGGGATCTGTTCTTTCATTTATCCCAACCTTTCTAATTTTCCTTTTCTTTCAGCGCTACTTTGTAAAAGGAATTGCACTCTCAGGCATCAAATAA
- the glp gene encoding gephyrin-like molybdotransferase Glp encodes MVEKRTPIAVSDAVQKVMDFAIRGKVEFVALENSYGRFLAEDLIADHDVPSFDRSPYDGFAVRSEDTAQITRMNPGVFEVIGEIGAGSVFHTVVGRNQAVRIMTGAQLPEGADAVVMLELTKEIAGEEGKRFELKRPLKSGENISFQGEDTKKGTILAGKGSVITPGIAALLATFGYHEVPAAKKPVIGVLATGSELLDVNEPLQPGKIRNSNSYMILAQIERAGGEAKYFGKFSDDLEQCINAVREALSQVDLLITTGGVSVGDYDYLPAIYEKLGADVLFNKIAMRPGSVTTVAALDQKLLVGLSGNPSACFVGFELFVRPVIRHHNFHLSPHVRKEKAYLGEDFSKANPFTRFVRAELHFNEGRLTVLPSGFDKSSAVSSLAEANALIILPGGTRGYQAGMMVDVLLLDDQKGSDWPWENIVPSYK; translated from the coding sequence TTGGTTGAAAAAAGGACACCTATTGCAGTTTCTGACGCTGTTCAAAAAGTCATGGACTTTGCTATTAGAGGAAAAGTGGAATTTGTGGCGCTTGAAAACTCATATGGGCGATTTTTAGCAGAAGATTTAATCGCAGACCATGATGTGCCGTCTTTTGACAGGTCCCCATATGATGGATTTGCTGTCCGTTCTGAAGATACTGCTCAAATCACGAGGATGAATCCAGGCGTGTTTGAAGTCATAGGAGAAATTGGAGCAGGTTCTGTCTTTCATACCGTTGTTGGACGGAATCAGGCTGTAAGAATTATGACCGGAGCTCAATTACCTGAAGGGGCAGATGCGGTTGTCATGCTCGAACTAACGAAAGAGATTGCAGGGGAAGAAGGAAAAAGATTTGAATTAAAGCGCCCCTTGAAAAGCGGAGAAAACATCTCTTTTCAAGGGGAAGATACAAAAAAAGGAACCATACTTGCCGGAAAAGGAAGCGTCATTACCCCAGGCATTGCCGCTTTGCTTGCGACGTTCGGGTATCATGAGGTTCCGGCAGCGAAAAAGCCAGTAATCGGAGTGCTTGCAACGGGCAGTGAACTGCTTGATGTCAATGAACCGCTGCAGCCTGGAAAAATCCGCAACAGCAACTCTTATATGATTCTCGCTCAAATTGAACGGGCAGGCGGAGAGGCGAAGTATTTCGGGAAATTCAGCGATGATCTTGAACAATGCATCAATGCCGTGAGAGAAGCACTAAGTCAAGTCGATCTGTTGATTACAACTGGCGGAGTGTCTGTTGGTGATTATGATTATTTGCCTGCAATTTATGAAAAGCTCGGTGCAGATGTTCTTTTTAATAAAATTGCGATGAGGCCGGGAAGTGTCACTACCGTTGCTGCTTTAGATCAAAAATTGCTGGTTGGCCTTTCGGGAAATCCTTCTGCTTGTTTTGTTGGATTTGAATTGTTTGTCAGGCCTGTCATCCGGCATCACAATTTTCACCTATCACCGCATGTAAGAAAAGAAAAAGCTTATTTGGGCGAGGATTTTTCCAAGGCTAATCCATTTACCAGGTTTGTAAGGGCTGAGCTTCATTTTAATGAGGGCCGGCTTACTGTTCTTCCTTCTGGCTTTGATAAATCAAGTGCCGTTTCATCCTTAGCTGAAGCAAACGCACTTATTATTCTTCCCGGAGGAACGAGAGGCTATCAGGCTGGCATGATGGTGGATGTCCTATTATTGGATGATCAAAAGGGAAGTGATTGGCCGTGGGAAAACATTGTGCCGTCATACAAATAA
- a CDS encoding zinc-dependent alcohol dehydrogenase produces the protein MKTVAAKNHQIQLLHVEKPEDVPKTSLLIRTLYSVISPGTEISALKLSTDRCIYLGYSAVGIVEKCGDHNSGFKEGDLVACYGAPYVRHAEYLLVPHTLCGKVPDHVKPEEAALSGLGAIAIHALRVAELQFGDKAVVAGLGIIGQLIAQIADAAAYEVYAYDLSLKRTEMFCSRPNITCFSDHKKMEEELKKDGYGHGADAVLLCAGGKQSPLTAQSLKWIRDKGKVVIVGDIEPNFPRSDMFAKEAQIRISRAGGPGRYDPKYEREASDYPIGFVRWTEGRNIDEFLRLLKDKRIDVSEYVKEVVHIDQILSAYESLLDKQSSVLTKVIQY, from the coding sequence ATGAAAACAGTTGCGGCGAAAAATCATCAGATTCAGCTTTTGCATGTAGAAAAGCCCGAGGATGTCCCAAAGACTTCCCTCTTAATAAGAACCCTGTACTCGGTCATCAGTCCGGGTACAGAGATTTCGGCGCTTAAACTGAGCACGGATCGCTGCATTTACCTTGGTTACAGCGCAGTCGGCATTGTAGAAAAGTGTGGGGATCATAATTCCGGCTTCAAAGAGGGAGATCTTGTTGCATGTTATGGGGCGCCTTACGTCCGGCATGCAGAGTATTTGCTTGTCCCACATACACTGTGCGGTAAAGTGCCGGATCACGTGAAGCCTGAAGAAGCTGCCTTATCCGGTCTTGGTGCCATTGCGATACACGCTTTAAGGGTTGCAGAGCTGCAATTTGGAGATAAGGCTGTAGTAGCAGGTCTGGGTATCATCGGACAGCTGATTGCACAGATCGCAGATGCTGCCGCTTATGAAGTATATGCTTACGACCTGTCCTTAAAGAGGACAGAAATGTTCTGCAGCAGACCTAACATTACCTGCTTTTCAGATCATAAGAAAATGGAAGAAGAGCTGAAAAAAGACGGATATGGACACGGAGCGGATGCTGTACTTTTATGTGCTGGAGGCAAACAGTCTCCTCTTACTGCCCAAAGCCTTAAATGGATCAGGGACAAAGGCAAAGTAGTCATCGTCGGTGATATAGAACCTAATTTTCCAAGAAGCGATATGTTCGCTAAAGAGGCACAGATAAGAATTTCCCGTGCTGGGGGGCCAGGCCGCTACGATCCGAAATACGAGCGTGAAGCAAGCGACTATCCCATCGGGTTTGTCAGATGGACAGAAGGACGCAATATAGATGAATTTTTGCGGCTGCTGAAAGATAAGAGAATTGATGTTTCCGAGTATGTAAAGGAAGTTGTCCATATTGACCAAATTTTATCTGCCTATGAGAGTCTTCTTGATAAGCAGTCATCTGTTTTAACGAAAGTCATCCAATATTAA
- the mobB gene encoding molybdopterin-guanine dinucleotide biosynthesis protein B: MGKHCAVIQIIGHQNAGKTTLLEKLIKRAEENRHQVGTIKHHGHGGIPDHRFQVKDSDRHSKAGAVLAGVEGDGVLLLSLAGQHWPLAKLVEIYQSLSIDTIFIEGYKKEHFPKVVLLKEESDLSLLKLSSIICVISWFDIHSLNIHVPIFHIEDEQNYIDYIIGSVRGQHESGIF, translated from the coding sequence GTGGGAAAACATTGTGCCGTCATACAAATAATCGGACATCAAAACGCAGGAAAGACAACTTTATTGGAAAAGCTCATAAAAAGAGCTGAAGAGAACAGACATCAAGTTGGAACAATCAAGCATCACGGACACGGAGGCATTCCTGATCATAGATTTCAGGTGAAAGACAGTGATCGCCATTCAAAAGCAGGGGCTGTTTTAGCAGGGGTTGAAGGCGATGGTGTCCTTTTGCTCAGTTTGGCAGGTCAGCATTGGCCGCTTGCAAAGCTGGTGGAAATCTACCAATCTCTCTCCATTGATACAATTTTCATAGAGGGATACAAGAAAGAACATTTTCCAAAAGTAGTTTTATTAAAAGAGGAAAGTGATCTCTCTCTATTAAAATTAAGCAGCATCATATGCGTTATTTCTTGGTTTGATATCCACAGCTTAAACATTCATGTTCCAATCTTTCATATCGAAGATGAACAGAATTATATCGACTACATAATAGGAAGTGTGAGGGGTCAGCATGAGTCAGGAATATTTTGA
- a CDS encoding extracellular solute-binding protein, translated as MSGKISREEFKVKLNHLLTSLRKQISEGEYKVGEYLPSELILAEQYGLSKNSVRKGLEELVSEGLIVKKSRIGNQVISSQPFDQTILRVGYYPNLLKDAVFQKLIKQFEEENPSVKIQTISLPYDHYQQTVQDFMENEMLDAVTINYKDYSDFDTEFRNVFEPMNKNDSIYPFLQKPFETREYQDEVYVRPFVFSPIVLCYNKDHFDASGISYPDSGWKWDEALSAAGRLMNFSKEEGTCGLYFHPLSLNRWPIFLLQNRVAAEYSADGEVAMNGLLESVNLIRKIFDEQGIMQTFLSDSNKDAETLFVDQKASMIMSSYFSLNEIASHEVSYDIAPLPYLKDPKTLLLIIGLAVNKHSKKKKAAQSFVDFISSEETQERIRIETLSIPAVKKVAERQGGEKVYKPSRYFLFREIIPTFSLYTDLGLYSKELNELRKELRIYLSDLMDDKIFYQRISKNLSKKDSVDSRRIKGGE; from the coding sequence ATGAGCGGAAAGATCAGTCGCGAAGAATTTAAAGTAAAGCTGAATCATTTGCTAACGAGTTTAAGAAAACAAATCAGCGAAGGAGAATATAAGGTGGGGGAGTATCTCCCGTCGGAGCTCATCCTGGCTGAACAATACGGGCTCAGTAAAAATTCTGTCAGAAAAGGTCTTGAAGAACTAGTTTCTGAAGGACTGATTGTAAAAAAGTCAAGGATCGGAAATCAGGTCATTTCAAGTCAGCCTTTTGACCAGACAATCCTAAGAGTCGGTTATTACCCGAATCTGCTGAAAGATGCTGTCTTTCAAAAGCTGATCAAACAATTCGAAGAAGAAAACCCATCCGTGAAAATCCAGACGATTTCGCTTCCGTACGATCACTATCAGCAGACCGTTCAGGACTTTATGGAAAACGAAATGCTCGATGCGGTCACAATTAATTATAAAGATTACTCTGATTTTGATACGGAATTTCGAAATGTGTTTGAGCCTATGAATAAAAACGATAGTATTTATCCATTTCTTCAAAAGCCATTTGAGACACGAGAATATCAGGATGAAGTTTACGTCCGTCCTTTCGTCTTCTCTCCAATTGTTCTTTGCTATAACAAGGATCATTTTGATGCTTCAGGCATCAGCTATCCGGACAGCGGCTGGAAATGGGATGAGGCGCTTTCCGCTGCAGGCAGGCTCATGAATTTTTCAAAAGAAGAAGGCACCTGCGGCTTATATTTTCATCCCCTGTCGTTAAACAGGTGGCCGATCTTTCTACTTCAAAACCGCGTTGCTGCAGAATACAGCGCGGATGGGGAGGTGGCCATGAATGGCCTGCTTGAGAGCGTCAATCTCATTCGGAAAATTTTTGATGAGCAGGGAATTATGCAGACGTTTCTATCAGACAGCAATAAAGATGCCGAAACGCTTTTTGTCGATCAAAAGGCTTCCATGATCATGTCATCGTATTTCAGCCTGAATGAAATAGCCAGTCATGAAGTTTCCTATGATATAGCTCCGCTCCCTTATTTAAAAGATCCTAAAACTCTTCTGCTTATTATCGGTCTTGCGGTAAACAAACACTCGAAAAAGAAAAAAGCCGCGCAATCGTTTGTTGATTTTATTTCGAGCGAAGAAACCCAGGAGAGGATCCGAATTGAGACATTGAGCATTCCAGCCGTTAAAAAAGTAGCAGAGCGGCAAGGAGGCGAGAAAGTCTATAAACCGTCCCGCTATTTTCTTTTCAGAGAGATCATTCCGACCTTCAGTTTGTATACAGATCTTGGACTCTATTCAAAAGAATTAAACGAACTAAGAAAAGAGCTGCGGATTTATTTGTCTGATTTAATGGACGATAAAATTTTTTATCAGCGCATCAGCAAAAACCTCTCGAAAAAAGACTCAGTTGACTCAAGAAGAATAAAGGGCGGTGAATAA
- the fdhD gene encoding formate dehydrogenase accessory sulfurtransferase FdhD, with protein MKPVEVKRKILRISDGSAIGEVDSIVTEYPVTIKVNGEEFVTMICSPEFIEDMVIGYLASEGIIQDCDDIKEIWIQEKAGFVHVNTRKDNPYFQHFQNKRYVTSCCGMSRQGFVFASDARTAKKIDGIHVQITSDKCFSLMNDMQSRAGVFHQTGGVHNAALCDENGVILCRMDIGRHNALDKIYGHCLKNNISVHNKILVFSGRISSEILIKTAKIGCEIVLSKSAPTELALKLAEELGITVVGFIRDSSLNVYTYPQRIIPERNI; from the coding sequence TTGAAACCAGTCGAAGTAAAACGCAAAATACTCCGCATTTCAGACGGAAGCGCTATTGGGGAAGTGGATTCAATCGTTACTGAATATCCGGTAACCATAAAGGTTAACGGGGAAGAATTTGTCACGATGATCTGCTCGCCTGAATTTATTGAAGACATGGTGATCGGGTATCTGGCGTCAGAAGGAATCATTCAGGACTGTGATGATATAAAAGAAATCTGGATTCAGGAAAAAGCAGGGTTTGTACACGTAAACACCCGGAAAGACAATCCTTATTTTCAGCATTTTCAAAATAAACGCTATGTCACATCATGCTGCGGGATGAGCCGGCAGGGCTTTGTCTTTGCAAGTGATGCAAGGACAGCAAAAAAAATTGACGGTATACATGTTCAAATTACCTCAGATAAATGTTTTTCACTTATGAATGATATGCAGAGCCGGGCTGGTGTTTTTCATCAAACAGGAGGTGTGCATAATGCAGCCCTTTGTGATGAAAATGGGGTGATCCTTTGCAGAATGGATATTGGAAGACATAATGCGCTGGATAAGATTTATGGACACTGCCTTAAAAATAATATTTCCGTTCATAATAAAATCCTTGTTTTCAGCGGGAGAATCTCTTCAGAAATTCTCATAAAAACCGCTAAAATCGGATGTGAAATCGTATTGTCTAAATCAGCTCCAACTGAATTAGCGCTGAAGCTTGCTGAAGAACTTGGAATTACAGTGGTCGGATTTATTAGGGATTCATCCTTGAATGTCTATACATATCCTCAAAGAATCATTCCGGAACGAAATATCTGA
- the speD gene encoding adenosylmethionine decarboxylase, with translation MKLTSEQRIQLHEFNNLTKSLSFNMYDVCYTKTKEEREAYIQYIDEQYNAERLTKILKNVTDIIGAHVLNVAQQNYVPQGASVTILVSEGPVVEVPNESYEESPGPLPDSVVMQLDKSHITVHTYPEYHPNEGISTFRADIDVSTCGEISPLKALNYLIHSFDTDIMTMDYRVRGFTRDINGEKLFIDHDINSIQNYIPEQVKDAYDMIDVNVYPQNIFHTKCKLKEFDLNNYLFGYTKDKLSKNERNEITDRLKIEMDEIFYGKNMKPFSG, from the coding sequence TTGAAACTAACTTCTGAACAGAGGATTCAACTGCACGAATTTAATAACCTGACAAAATCGCTGAGCTTCAATATGTATGATGTTTGTTACACGAAAACAAAAGAAGAACGTGAAGCTTATATCCAATATATTGATGAGCAGTACAATGCTGAGCGTTTAACCAAAATCTTAAAAAATGTTACGGATATTATCGGTGCGCATGTACTGAATGTGGCACAGCAAAACTATGTGCCGCAGGGGGCAAGCGTGACAATTCTAGTATCCGAGGGTCCAGTTGTAGAAGTTCCTAATGAATCGTACGAAGAATCACCAGGTCCGCTTCCCGATTCGGTCGTTATGCAGCTTGATAAAAGCCATATTACCGTCCATACATATCCTGAATACCACCCGAATGAAGGAATCAGCACCTTCAGAGCGGATATTGATGTGTCAACTTGCGGGGAAATCTCACCCCTCAAAGCACTAAATTATTTAATCCATTCCTTTGATACAGATATAATGACAATGGATTACCGGGTGCGGGGTTTCACGAGGGATATTAACGGCGAAAAGCTGTTTATTGACCACGACATCAATTCTATTCAAAATTACATCCCTGAACAGGTGAAAGACGCATATGACATGATCGATGTTAATGTGTACCCTCAGAACATCTTTCATACTAAATGCAAACTGAAGGAATTTGATTTAAATAATTATTTATTCGGTTATACGAAGGACAAGCTCAGTAAAAATGAAAGAAACGAAATTACAGACCGGTTAAAAATTGAAATGGATGAAATTTTTTACGGAAAGAATATGAAGCCATTTTCAGGATGA
- the moaD gene encoding molybdopterin converting factor subunit 1, whose translation MIKILLFAHLQDEAGTAAMEIDKKGLTVHELKQLLQDNHGLQGLSSVMTAINESFANEGDIIKDGDTVAFIPPVSGG comes from the coding sequence ATGATTAAAATCTTGCTGTTTGCCCATTTACAGGATGAGGCCGGAACCGCTGCAATGGAAATTGACAAAAAGGGCCTTACCGTGCACGAATTAAAACAGCTGCTGCAGGATAACCACGGGCTGCAAGGATTAAGCAGTGTCATGACCGCGATTAATGAAAGCTTTGCAAATGAAGGTGATATAATTAAAGATGGAGATACTGTTGCGTTCATTCCTCCTGTAAGCGGAGGCTAA
- a CDS encoding phospholipase, with protein sequence MTGRKNNKRRPRCIFPDYRWCGPGCSGPGFPINDVDACCQRHDRCLDRGISSCECDHAFIECLRPKINNHTQKGRNASLMYKVMKLKTFFTCGG encoded by the coding sequence ATGACAGGAAGGAAGAATAACAAGAGAAGACCACGCTGTATTTTCCCTGATTATAGATGGTGCGGTCCCGGCTGCAGCGGCCCCGGATTTCCTATCAATGATGTTGATGCCTGCTGTCAAAGACATGACCGCTGTTTAGACCGTGGAATTTCGTCTTGCGAATGCGATCATGCGTTTATAGAGTGTCTTCGCCCGAAAATCAACAATCATACACAAAAAGGACGAAACGCTTCACTAATGTACAAAGTAATGAAATTAAAAACATTCTTTACTTGCGGCGGCTGA